In Methylomonas sp. ZR1, one DNA window encodes the following:
- a CDS encoding LysR family transcriptional regulator, protein MDKLTSMNVFVRVAKAGSFAGAAKDLDISRAMATKHIMQLESELNTRLFNRTTRSLSLTEAGEAYLERCQQVLLDVAEMESAITHLQTEPRGTLKILAPPVIGASHISPGLTEYLKNYPDLSVEMVLKGGQVDLIDEGVDLAIYLGQLNDTSLVARKLASSSLVVCASPEYLKAHGTPQDPEDLEDHSCLINWAIPPRNKWRFKGILGERTVTVTGRMQANMADPIRNAAVNGLGLIMLPRYIVGRDIEQGRLQVVMEQYGIAPLEIYAVYPHRKYLSAKVRSFLEFIQAWLPHRIGMNP, encoded by the coding sequence ATGGACAAACTAACCAGCATGAATGTCTTTGTCCGCGTCGCCAAAGCAGGCAGCTTTGCCGGGGCCGCCAAGGATCTCGACATTTCCAGGGCCATGGCGACCAAACATATCATGCAATTGGAAAGCGAGCTGAATACGCGACTGTTCAACCGTACGACCCGCAGCTTAAGTTTAACCGAAGCCGGCGAGGCATACCTCGAGCGTTGTCAGCAGGTTTTACTCGATGTGGCCGAGATGGAATCGGCAATCACGCACTTGCAAACGGAACCTCGCGGCACCCTAAAAATTCTCGCACCGCCGGTCATTGGCGCCAGCCATATTTCGCCGGGCTTGACCGAATACCTAAAAAACTACCCCGACCTGTCTGTGGAGATGGTGTTGAAAGGTGGGCAGGTCGATTTGATCGATGAGGGCGTGGACTTAGCGATTTATCTGGGACAGTTGAACGATACCAGCCTGGTGGCCCGAAAGCTGGCCAGCTCGTCACTGGTCGTTTGCGCGTCCCCGGAATATCTTAAAGCACATGGCACTCCACAAGACCCTGAAGACCTGGAAGACCACAGCTGCCTGATTAACTGGGCGATTCCACCCCGTAACAAGTGGCGATTCAAGGGCATTCTGGGGGAACGCACCGTTACCGTCACGGGCAGGATGCAAGCCAACATGGCCGATCCGATCCGCAACGCTGCGGTGAATGGCTTAGGCCTGATCATGTTGCCGCGCTACATCGTCGGTCGCGACATCGAACAAGGCCGTTTACAAGTGGTCATGGAGCAATACGGCATCGCGCCGTTGGAGATTTATGCGGTTTACCCACACCGCAAATATTTGTCCGCCAAAGTCCGTTCGTTTCTGGAGTTTATTCAAGCCTGGCTACCGCATCGGATCGGCATGAACCCATGA
- a CDS encoding sulfite exporter TauE/SafE family protein, with the protein MNLMYTASGFAVGMLVGVTGVGGGSLMTPLLVFLFGFKPAVAVGTDLLYASITKTAGVFVHHGKHGSVDWKIVGWLALGSLPFAGVTLYVLKNLMEVGKEVTGAITFTLGVALLLTALALLVRSILLRKASKSAEIDDEHSNQGNSGRFSPRWEKVATVFTGAVLGVLVTLSSVGAGALGTVALLFLYPRMTTLKIVGTDLAHAIPLTAVAGLGHLSLGNFDLDLLISLLLGSVPGIWVGSHLSAKIPEYFLRPVLATLLLVIGLKFVLQ; encoded by the coding sequence ATGAATTTAATGTATACGGCATCCGGTTTTGCCGTGGGTATGTTGGTGGGTGTTACCGGGGTTGGCGGCGGTTCGTTGATGACACCGCTTCTGGTGTTTTTGTTTGGCTTTAAACCCGCCGTCGCGGTAGGCACGGATTTACTGTATGCGTCGATTACGAAAACCGCAGGGGTGTTTGTTCATCACGGTAAGCACGGTTCGGTAGATTGGAAAATCGTCGGCTGGTTGGCGTTGGGTAGCTTGCCTTTTGCAGGTGTAACACTTTATGTGTTGAAAAATCTGATGGAGGTTGGCAAGGAAGTGACCGGTGCAATTACCTTTACCTTGGGTGTGGCTTTGTTGCTGACCGCTCTGGCCTTGCTGGTTCGCAGTATTCTGTTACGCAAAGCGTCCAAGAGTGCGGAGATTGATGACGAACACAGCAACCAGGGAAATAGCGGCCGATTTTCACCACGTTGGGAAAAAGTTGCCACGGTTTTTACTGGTGCTGTGCTGGGGGTGTTGGTGACATTGTCGTCGGTTGGTGCCGGAGCTTTGGGAACCGTTGCTTTGCTATTTCTTTATCCAAGAATGACGACCTTGAAAATTGTCGGTACCGATTTGGCGCACGCGATTCCTTTGACCGCCGTGGCCGGTTTGGGACATTTGAGCCTGGGGAATTTCGATCTGGATTTACTGATCAGCTTGCTGCTGGGGTCGGTGCCGGGTATTTGGGTCGGCAGTCATCTAAGTGCGAAGATTCCCGAATATTTTTTGCGTCCGGTGTTAGCGACTTTACTGCTGGTGATAGGCTTAAAATTCGTATTGCAATAA
- a CDS encoding phosphoribosyl-ATP diphosphatase — MSEVLQQLAEVLEQRKLQTADQSYVASLYAKGLDHILKKIGEEATETVIAAKDGDKDKIVYETADLWFHCMVMLAHQELGPEHVISELQRRFGLSGLQEKAQRDIS; from the coding sequence ATGAGCGAAGTTTTACAGCAATTGGCCGAGGTTCTTGAGCAGCGCAAGTTGCAAACCGCCGATCAGTCCTACGTAGCCAGTTTATACGCCAAGGGCTTGGATCATATTTTGAAAAAAATCGGCGAAGAGGCTACCGAGACGGTGATTGCCGCCAAAGATGGCGATAAGGATAAAATTGTGTATGAAACTGCCGATCTTTGGTTTCATTGCATGGTGATGTTGGCGCATCAGGAACTCGGCCCGGAACATGTGATCAGTGAGTTGCAAAGGCGCTTCGGATTGTCCGGTTTACAGGAAAAAGCGCAGCGCGATATTTCCTGA
- the tatB gene encoding Sec-independent protein translocase protein TatB, which yields MFDVGFSELLMVGLVALLVLGPEKLPKAARLAGFWVGKARTVLATAKAEIKQELHAEEMRQLIQQQSIAGELQKVVQDTQSALDDINFNAQAATEINQDDDKPSAAG from the coding sequence ATGTTCGACGTCGGTTTTTCAGAATTGTTGATGGTGGGTTTGGTGGCACTATTGGTGCTGGGCCCGGAAAAATTGCCGAAAGCGGCCCGCTTGGCTGGGTTTTGGGTGGGAAAAGCCCGTACTGTGTTGGCCACTGCTAAGGCGGAAATTAAACAGGAATTGCACGCTGAGGAAATGCGCCAGTTAATCCAGCAGCAGTCCATAGCCGGCGAATTGCAGAAAGTGGTGCAGGATACTCAGTCAGCTCTCGACGATATTAACTTCAATGCTCAGGCAGCGACAGAAATCAATCAGGACGATGACAAGCCAAGCGCCGCTGGATAA
- a CDS encoding isochorismatase family protein has product MANIQLMIIDAQNDFCDHATEGYAPALPVPGAYQDCLRLAQLIEQAGLAIANVIATLDTHHMIDLAHNSSWLTEEGVAPPPFSRVTAADFLAGRYRLAVTPVSPAQNDYVLNYLQQLEQMQRPFILWPPHCLIGTPGHKLNPELAQALSHWETRTCKPVTLVQKGENIWTESFSALKAVIPDPADPATQLNRAILEMLAQSDRLLIAGQASSHCVKETINDILQFGAAGLKGKLVILTDCMSPVSGFEAAVEQFFTELRAQGVRLATSAEMALELVPENNPY; this is encoded by the coding sequence ATGGCAAATATTCAATTAATGATCATTGATGCGCAAAACGACTTTTGCGATCACGCGACCGAAGGCTATGCTCCGGCCCTGCCCGTGCCGGGCGCCTATCAGGATTGCCTGAGACTGGCGCAGCTGATTGAGCAGGCCGGACTTGCCATTGCCAACGTTATCGCCACGCTCGACACCCATCACATGATCGATCTGGCACACAACAGCTCTTGGCTAACTGAAGAGGGTGTAGCCCCACCCCCATTTTCCCGGGTGACCGCCGCTGACTTTTTAGCAGGCCGTTATCGCCTGGCCGTCACACCGGTGTCACCGGCGCAAAACGATTATGTTCTAAACTACCTGCAACAACTGGAGCAGATGCAGCGGCCTTTTATCCTTTGGCCGCCGCATTGTTTAATCGGGACGCCGGGACACAAGCTTAACCCCGAGTTGGCGCAAGCCTTAAGCCATTGGGAAACGCGAACCTGCAAACCCGTTACGCTGGTGCAAAAAGGCGAAAACATTTGGACGGAAAGCTTTTCCGCACTGAAAGCCGTCATTCCTGATCCCGCCGATCCGGCAACGCAGTTGAATCGGGCCATACTGGAAATGCTCGCTCAGTCGGATCGTTTGTTAATCGCCGGCCAAGCCAGCAGCCATTGCGTCAAAGAAACGATTAACGACATTTTGCAGTTCGGCGCCGCCGGGCTAAAAGGCAAGCTGGTGATCCTGACTGACTGCATGAGTCCTGTCAGTGGATTCGAAGCGGCGGTCGAACAATTTTTTACCGAACTGCGCGCACAAGGCGTTCGTCTGGCAACCAGCGCCGAAATGGCTTTGGAACTGGTCCCCGAAAATAACCCATACTAA
- a CDS encoding TIGR02281 family clan AA aspartic protease — MGIQDRDYYREKYQPGSNIAGPDVVAHRTTQRDRGKSGHSGIRYLLFPVLTIAALWYGADAFLRFQQSKRQTEIPLPVAMAPQAQPQSNLITPKAGGVVLKTDPQGHFRGTVLVNNVPMPFLIDTGATKTVIPSSMAIQAGLPFGGVVQSNTAGGKVADRATQITSLVLGSAVIKNLDAHINDHLDEVLIGMNTLKYFQITQTGNTLTLLANNQAGIRPASQYVDSPENLAANQSAKKPTTIKKTVHCDERKVCTTTYSDH, encoded by the coding sequence ATGGGCATACAGGATCGCGACTACTACCGGGAAAAATATCAACCAGGGTCTAATATTGCCGGCCCTGATGTGGTCGCTCATCGGACGACGCAGCGGGATCGCGGAAAATCCGGTCACAGCGGCATTCGCTATCTTTTGTTTCCGGTCTTAACCATTGCCGCCCTGTGGTACGGCGCCGATGCCTTTTTGAGGTTCCAACAGTCCAAAAGGCAGACGGAGATACCGCTTCCGGTGGCTATGGCTCCGCAAGCCCAACCGCAATCTAATCTGATTACTCCCAAAGCCGGCGGCGTGGTTTTAAAAACCGACCCGCAAGGCCATTTTCGCGGTACGGTGTTAGTCAATAATGTGCCTATGCCTTTTCTAATCGACACCGGAGCGACCAAAACCGTGATTCCGAGCAGTATGGCAATCCAAGCCGGTTTGCCCTTCGGCGGCGTGGTGCAATCCAATACTGCCGGCGGCAAAGTAGCGGATCGCGCGACTCAAATCACCAGCTTGGTTCTGGGTAGTGCTGTCATTAAAAATCTTGATGCGCACATCAACGACCACCTGGATGAAGTGTTGATTGGCATGAATACTTTAAAATATTTCCAGATCACGCAAACCGGCAATACGCTGACTTTGTTAGCCAATAACCAAGCCGGCATCAGACCGGCGAGCCAATACGTGGACAGCCCGGAGAACTTGGCCGCCAATCAATCTGCCAAAAAGCCCACGACCATCAAAAAAACCGTGCATTGCGATGAACGCAAAGTCTGCACCACAACCTATAGCGATCATTAA
- the pncB gene encoding nicotinate phosphoribosyltransferase, with the protein MTPIVKSLLENDLYKFPMWQTMLHKRPEASAEYDFICRSTPEYPLADLLDDVKQELDHLCSLQFADDELAYLAGLRYLKPDFIEFLSLFRFRSKYIKAFAEGDTLRIQAQGPQVHVMNFEIFCLYIVSELYFRRFDQAALLAEGRRRLQAKLATLKAFAEQPAKTHAFEIFDFGLRRRAWGSWQEEVVRTFQAEVPSLFKGTSNVYLAKKFGLTPIGTMAHEYLQSYQAHVVRLREFQRMALEDWAQEFRGDLGVALTDTIGMDAFLRDFDLYFAKLFDGLRHDSGDPVVWGEKAIGHYQKLRINPHGKRLVFSDGLDIPKAISLYQHFADRIQLGFGIGTNLTNDLGGPKPLNIVMKLVRCNGDPVAKLSDAPGKTLCNDQTFIAYLRQIFNHYA; encoded by the coding sequence ATGACTCCCATCGTCAAAAGCCTGCTTGAAAACGACTTGTACAAATTTCCGATGTGGCAAACCATGCTGCATAAACGGCCGGAAGCCAGCGCCGAATACGATTTTATCTGCCGGAGCACGCCGGAATATCCGCTGGCCGACTTGCTGGATGATGTCAAACAAGAACTGGATCACCTGTGTTCCCTGCAATTTGCCGATGACGAACTGGCCTATTTAGCCGGGCTGCGGTACTTAAAGCCGGATTTCATCGAGTTCCTGTCCTTGTTTCGGTTTAGAAGCAAATACATCAAGGCATTTGCCGAAGGCGACACCCTGAGAATTCAAGCCCAGGGTCCGCAAGTGCATGTGATGAATTTCGAGATATTTTGTTTGTACATCGTCTCGGAACTGTATTTTCGCCGCTTCGACCAGGCGGCGTTATTGGCGGAAGGCCGCCGCCGCTTGCAGGCAAAATTGGCCACTCTTAAAGCCTTTGCCGAGCAACCCGCAAAAACCCATGCCTTTGAAATTTTCGATTTTGGTTTGCGCCGGCGCGCCTGGGGTAGCTGGCAAGAAGAAGTGGTGCGGACCTTTCAAGCCGAAGTGCCGAGCTTGTTCAAAGGCACATCCAATGTGTATCTGGCCAAAAAATTCGGTTTAACGCCGATCGGCACGATGGCGCACGAGTATCTGCAATCTTACCAAGCGCACGTGGTAAGGCTGCGCGAGTTTCAACGCATGGCTTTGGAAGATTGGGCGCAGGAGTTTCGCGGCGATTTGGGTGTGGCGTTGACCGACACCATTGGCATGGATGCCTTTCTGCGCGATTTTGATTTGTATTTTGCCAAATTGTTTGACGGCCTGCGCCATGACTCCGGCGACCCGGTGGTTTGGGGCGAAAAAGCCATCGGCCATTATCAAAAACTACGCATCAATCCGCACGGCAAACGCTTGGTGTTCTCGGATGGACTGGATATTCCCAAGGCAATCAGTCTTTATCAGCACTTTGCTGACCGCATTCAGTTGGGCTTTGGGATAGGCACAAATTTAACCAACGATCTTGGCGGCCCCAAGCCTTTGAATATTGTGATGAAGCTGGTGCGCTGCAACGGCGATCCGGTGGCGAAATTGTCCGATGCCCCCGGCAAAACTTTATGCAACGACCAAACCTTTATTGCCTATTTGCGACAGATTTTTAATCACTACGCCTAA
- a CDS encoding rhodanese-like domain-containing protein, which yields MIENLDPKQSWAVLQSNPAAVLIDVRTAIEHSFVGHPPQAIHVAWKEFPGMQLNTGFVEQVQQYAPDKAAPILLLCRSGQRSVDAAKALEAAGYQHLINILEGFEGPLDENKHRGNTGGWRFHGLPWQQS from the coding sequence ATGATAGAAAATCTCGACCCCAAACAATCCTGGGCGGTATTACAAAGCAATCCGGCAGCGGTACTGATCGATGTCAGGACAGCCATTGAGCACAGCTTTGTCGGCCACCCGCCGCAAGCCATTCATGTGGCCTGGAAAGAATTTCCCGGCATGCAGTTAAATACGGGTTTTGTGGAGCAAGTACAACAGTACGCCCCAGATAAAGCCGCGCCGATACTGCTCTTATGCCGCAGCGGACAACGCTCTGTAGACGCCGCCAAAGCCCTGGAAGCGGCAGGTTATCAGCATCTGATCAACATTCTAGAAGGCTTCGAAGGCCCGCTGGATGAAAACAAACACCGCGGCAATACCGGTGGCTGGCGTTTTCACGGCTTGCCTTGGCAACAAAGTTAA
- the yfbR gene encoding 5'-deoxynucleotidase — protein MPAISSSFYAYLSRLRWIKRWGLKRNAHEENVMEHSWEVAVIAHTLALIKNRYFDGQLDANVVATAALYHDVTEVITGDLPTPIKYHSPAILGAYKQIEQQAETELLNLLPDALREDFRSFIQHESLPETHQHIIKAADKISAYLKCQAELKAGNTEFEMAAAQLAQNIHELQQPEVVFFMQAFAPSCGLTLDGLMQKSDAETGRH, from the coding sequence ATGCCAGCCATTAGCAGCAGCTTCTATGCGTACCTATCGCGCTTGCGCTGGATCAAGCGCTGGGGTTTGAAGCGCAACGCCCATGAAGAAAATGTCATGGAGCATAGCTGGGAAGTGGCGGTGATTGCCCACACGCTGGCCTTAATCAAAAATCGCTATTTTGACGGCCAACTCGACGCCAATGTGGTTGCCACCGCCGCGCTGTATCATGATGTGACGGAAGTGATTACCGGCGATTTGCCGACACCGATCAAATACCACTCACCGGCGATACTCGGCGCTTACAAGCAAATCGAACAACAGGCCGAAACCGAGCTGTTGAACTTGTTGCCGGACGCATTGCGCGAGGATTTTCGCTCGTTTATTCAACACGAAAGCCTGCCTGAGACTCATCAGCACATCATCAAAGCAGCCGACAAGATTTCCGCTTATCTAAAATGCCAGGCCGAACTCAAAGCCGGCAACACCGAGTTTGAAATGGCCGCCGCGCAGTTGGCTCAGAATATTCATGAATTGCAACAGCCGGAAGTAGTGTTTTTTATGCAGGCGTTTGCGCCGAGTTGCGGCTTGACGCTGGATGGCTTAATGCAAAAAAGCGATGCCGAAACAGGTCGGCACTAA
- the tatC gene encoding twin-arginine translocase subunit TatC, with protein MTSQAPLDNEQSFFSHLVELRDRLLKVVLCVLLVFVGTASYANEIYAYLAEPLLVHMPKNSTMIAIDVASPFFTPFKLAFVVAVFVSIPFILYQFWGFVAPGLYRHEKLMVAPLLLASTLLFYSGAAFAYFLVFPLVFGYLTSAAPAGVAVMTDIATYLDFVLAMFFAFGLSFEIPIFTIVLVWTGIITPETLSEKRPYVIVGVFVIAMFLTPPDALSQTLLAVPMWLLFESGLLFSRLFVKKESAAEDRE; from the coding sequence ATGACAAGCCAAGCGCCGCTGGATAACGAGCAGTCATTTTTTAGCCATTTAGTCGAGCTGCGCGACCGCCTGTTAAAGGTCGTGTTATGCGTGCTGCTGGTATTTGTTGGTACCGCAAGCTACGCCAACGAGATTTACGCCTATCTGGCCGAGCCGCTGTTAGTGCACATGCCGAAAAACAGTACGATGATTGCCATCGATGTGGCCTCGCCGTTTTTCACGCCGTTCAAGCTTGCGTTTGTGGTGGCGGTGTTCGTTTCCATTCCTTTCATTCTTTACCAGTTCTGGGGTTTTGTGGCGCCCGGCTTATATCGCCATGAAAAACTGATGGTGGCGCCACTGTTATTGGCTAGTACGCTGTTGTTTTACAGTGGTGCGGCCTTCGCCTATTTTTTGGTATTTCCTCTGGTATTCGGCTATCTCACGTCGGCGGCGCCGGCCGGCGTGGCGGTGATGACAGATATAGCCACTTATCTGGATTTTGTATTGGCAATGTTTTTTGCCTTCGGCTTATCGTTCGAAATTCCGATTTTCACTATTGTATTGGTCTGGACCGGCATCATCACCCCGGAAACGCTGTCTGAAAAAAGGCCGTATGTCATCGTTGGGGTGTTTGTCATCGCGATGTTTTTGACGCCGCCCGACGCTTTGTCGCAAACTCTGTTAGCGGTGCCGATGTGGTTGTTGTTTGAATCCGGATTGCTGTTTTCACGATTGTTCGTCAAAAAAGAGTCGGCGGCTGAGGATCGTGAATAG
- the tatA gene encoding Sec-independent protein translocase subunit TatA — protein sequence MGLSIPHLLVVLVIVILVFGTKRLKNIGADLGEAIKGFRSAVKEGSEDKAIASKEEEPLEGEVTNKEKDRA from the coding sequence ATGGGTTTAAGCATCCCTCATTTATTAGTGGTTTTGGTTATCGTGATCTTGGTGTTTGGCACCAAGCGCCTGAAAAATATCGGCGCCGATCTTGGCGAAGCGATTAAGGGCTTTCGTTCTGCCGTTAAGGAAGGCAGTGAAGATAAGGCGATTGCAAGCAAGGAAGAGGAGCCTTTGGAAGGCGAAGTCACTAATAAAGAAAAAGACCGAGCTTAG
- a CDS encoding bifunctional 2-polyprenyl-6-hydroxyphenol methylase/3-demethylubiquinol 3-O-methyltransferase UbiG: MTDLQSKWDAIYRDSAASPAPAEVLVQHRYLLPKQGKALDLACGLGGNAVLLAESGLDVDAWDISSVALQILQQQAAEKGLPIATRQCHISAETLVQQTYDVIVICRFLDRTLCNAIMAALKPGGLLFYQTFTRNKLDQQGPSNPEYLLANNELLRLFSPLSVVFYQEYAKLGDARFGNRNEACFIGQK, from the coding sequence ATGACCGATCTACAAAGTAAGTGGGACGCCATTTATCGAGATTCTGCCGCCTCACCTGCGCCAGCCGAGGTGTTGGTGCAGCATCGATATTTGCTACCCAAGCAAGGCAAAGCGCTGGATTTGGCCTGCGGCCTGGGCGGCAACGCCGTCCTCCTCGCCGAATCCGGCCTTGATGTGGATGCCTGGGATATTTCCTCGGTCGCTTTACAAATATTGCAACAACAAGCTGCCGAAAAAGGCTTGCCAATCGCCACTCGGCAATGCCATATCAGTGCAGAAACGCTGGTGCAGCAGACTTACGATGTGATTGTCATCTGTCGTTTTCTTGACCGAACCCTGTGTAATGCGATAATGGCGGCCTTGAAACCGGGCGGCCTGCTGTTTTATCAAACATTTACCCGCAACAAACTTGACCAACAAGGCCCCAGCAATCCCGAGTATTTACTGGCAAACAACGAATTATTGCGGCTATTCAGCCCCTTAAGCGTGGTTTTTTACCAAGAATACGCAAAACTCGGTGATGCGCGATTCGGCAATAGAAACGAAGCCTGTTTTATTGGGCAAAAATAA
- the typA gene encoding translational GTPase TypA yields MIEKLRNIAIIAHVDHGKTTLVDQLLQQSGTFDAHTKVDERVMDSNALEKERGITILAKNTAIDWNGYHINIVDTPGHADFGGEVERVLSMVDSVLLLVDAVDGPMPQTRFVTKKAFALGLKPIVVINKVDRPGARPDWVVDQTFDLFDNLGATDEQLDFPIVYASALNGFAGLEADVSGGDMTPLFQTIVDKVAPPPVDVDAPFQMQVISLDYNSYVGVIGIGRIKQGKVSRNMPLTIIDNEGKTRSGRMLKLYGFHGLERVEVETAQAGDIIAFCGIENLKISETLCDPNNVVALPPLSVDEPTVSMTFQVNNSPFAGREGKFITTRQIYDRLQKELQHNVALRVETTDDPDKFKVSGRGELHLSVLIENMRREGFELGVSRPQVIIKEIDGIKQEPFENVTIEVEEQHQGTIMEKLGDRKGDLKDMVPDGKGRIRLEYVVPSRGLLGFQTEFLTATSGSGLFYHVFDHYGPVKEGAVGNRVRGVLISMAKGKAVDYSLYPLQARGELLVVNGDEIYEGQLVGIHSRGNDLVVNPTKPKPLTNIRAAGSDDSLTCAKIQKMTLEQALEFISDDELVEVTPKSIRLRKILLTENERKRAPK; encoded by the coding sequence GTGATAGAAAAACTCAGAAACATCGCGATCATCGCCCACGTCGACCACGGCAAAACCACCCTGGTTGACCAACTTTTACAGCAATCCGGCACCTTCGACGCGCACACCAAAGTCGACGAACGGGTGATGGACTCCAACGCGCTGGAAAAAGAACGCGGCATTACCATTCTGGCGAAAAACACCGCGATCGACTGGAACGGCTATCACATCAACATCGTCGACACCCCAGGACACGCCGACTTCGGCGGCGAAGTTGAACGGGTTTTATCGATGGTGGATTCAGTTTTATTGTTAGTTGACGCGGTCGACGGCCCGATGCCGCAAACCCGCTTTGTTACCAAAAAAGCCTTTGCCTTGGGTTTAAAACCGATTGTGGTGATCAATAAAGTAGACCGTCCCGGCGCGCGCCCTGATTGGGTCGTCGACCAAACTTTCGACTTGTTCGATAACCTCGGCGCCACCGATGAACAATTGGATTTCCCAATTGTTTATGCCTCCGCGTTAAATGGTTTCGCCGGCCTGGAAGCCGACGTATCCGGCGGCGATATGACACCGCTGTTCCAAACTATTGTCGATAAAGTAGCGCCGCCGCCGGTTGATGTGGACGCACCGTTCCAAATGCAAGTCATCAGTCTGGATTACAACTCCTACGTCGGCGTAATCGGCATCGGTCGTATCAAGCAAGGCAAAGTCTCGCGCAACATGCCATTGACCATTATCGATAACGAAGGCAAAACCCGTAGTGGCCGCATGCTGAAACTGTATGGTTTCCATGGCTTGGAGCGCGTCGAAGTGGAAACCGCGCAAGCGGGCGACATCATTGCCTTCTGCGGTATCGAGAATCTGAAAATCTCGGAAACCTTGTGCGACCCTAACAATGTAGTTGCCTTGCCGCCGCTATCGGTCGACGAACCGACCGTGAGCATGACCTTTCAGGTCAACAATTCGCCGTTTGCCGGTAGAGAAGGCAAATTCATTACCACTCGCCAAATTTACGACCGCTTACAAAAAGAGCTGCAGCACAACGTGGCCCTGCGTGTTGAAACCACCGACGATCCGGATAAATTTAAAGTGTCCGGTCGTGGCGAGTTGCACTTGTCGGTATTGATCGAAAATATGCGTCGCGAAGGGTTCGAGCTGGGCGTTTCGCGCCCGCAAGTGATCATCAAGGAAATCGACGGCATCAAACAAGAACCGTTTGAAAATGTCACGATTGAAGTGGAAGAGCAGCACCAAGGCACCATCATGGAAAAATTGGGTGACCGTAAAGGCGACCTGAAAGACATGGTGCCGGACGGTAAAGGCCGCATCCGTCTGGAATATGTCGTGCCTTCCCGCGGTTTGTTGGGCTTTCAAACGGAATTCCTGACCGCAACCTCCGGATCGGGCCTGTTCTATCACGTATTCGACCATTATGGCCCTGTGAAAGAAGGCGCGGTCGGCAATCGTGTGCGTGGCGTATTGATCTCCATGGCTAAAGGTAAAGCGGTCGATTATTCGCTGTATCCGCTGCAAGCTCGCGGTGAGTTGCTGGTGGTTAATGGCGATGAAATCTACGAAGGTCAATTGGTCGGTATCCATTCTCGCGGTAACGATTTAGTGGTTAACCCGACCAAGCCCAAACCTTTAACCAACATCCGCGCGGCGGGCTCTGACGACAGCTTGACCTGCGCCAAAATTCAAAAAATGACGCTGGAACAAGCTTTGGAATTTATCAGTGATGACGAGTTGGTCGAAGTGACACCTAAATCAATTCGTCTACGTAAAATCTTATTGACTGAAAACGAACGCAAACGCGCACCGAAATAG
- a CDS encoding NUDIX hydrolase, producing the protein MLEPIISTVDIVLLIIQEDRLCVTLSKRDKEPYANQEALPGGYIHAQDDRDCLDAAVRILQQKTGLLPPYLEQLKTFAGAARDPRGWSISVAYFALVDADLILSANNPGLTVCAVDALRRLPFDHNDIIATAVERIRNKSQYSSLPCYLAGETFSLPRLQKIYEACLGETLNKVSFRRKMEELGVLETVEGQTEAAGAHRPAQLYRLKSEFKNQLKLLVRGL; encoded by the coding sequence ATGCTCGAACCCATTATTTCAACTGTTGATATTGTCTTGCTGATCATCCAAGAAGATCGCTTGTGCGTCACGCTGTCCAAACGCGACAAAGAACCTTACGCAAACCAGGAAGCCTTGCCCGGCGGGTATATTCACGCGCAAGACGATAGGGATTGCCTGGACGCCGCGGTACGCATCCTGCAACAAAAAACCGGTTTGCTGCCGCCCTATTTAGAGCAACTGAAAACCTTTGCCGGCGCAGCGCGGGACCCGCGCGGCTGGTCAATCTCGGTGGCGTATTTTGCTTTGGTCGATGCCGATTTGATCCTGTCCGCAAATAATCCCGGCCTGACCGTTTGTGCAGTGGATGCCTTGCGGCGTTTACCGTTTGACCATAACGACATCATTGCCACGGCGGTGGAGCGGATTCGTAACAAGTCGCAGTATTCCTCCTTGCCTTGTTACTTGGCCGGTGAAACCTTTAGCCTGCCGAGATTGCAGAAAATTTACGAGGCTTGCTTAGGCGAAACGTTGAACAAAGTCAGTTTTCGACGAAAAATGGAGGAACTGGGAGTGCTGGAAACAGTAGAAGGGCAAACCGAAGCCGCCGGTGCACACAGACCCGCGCAGCTTTATCGGTTGAAAAGCGAATTTAAAAATCAGTTAAAACTATTGGTGCGCGGATTATAG